Part of the Cinclus cinclus chromosome 10, bCinCin1.1, whole genome shotgun sequence genome is shown below.
TCATGAGTGGACTTCTCAGCCCAATGATACAGGTATTTCATGCTTTCAAACTGCCATCAACAATGCAGGAAGTCCTGTTTCTCAGAGGGGAAGGGGCATGGGGGGTAGAAGTCTTCTCACCTGTTAACAATATTGTTGAGTCTGCTCGCTTGTGGAATAGTAGAGTCTTCACCATTCACGCTTATCTTGGTGGGGGATTGCACATTGAGATGCTCTGGCTCCATGGACTGCTGACAAGTGGACATGGGCACGTAGGTGCGAGGAGAGAGGGTTCCCATCTCATTCTGGTCAGCGCTGTCTTGCTTGGTGTTCTGGTTGAGAGAGTTGAGGACAATAAACTTGTACTTCTTCCAGTTGCAGGCTTTGGGGTCTGTGGGGCTCTTGGTGAAGAGGGAGCTGGAGTTCTGACCAATACGGGcattcttgctgctgctggactCAGTTGGTGAGTTGGGCTGACAGTCTGACTTCTGTGGGCTCTGAGGGCTGATGAGTCCCTTGCGGTCCAGGGGTGTGTTGGTGGGTTCAAAGTGCTGGCTGATCTCATCCTCTGAAGAGGTCCGCTCCTCCTCTTTGGCCACTTTATCACAAGGGAAGTAGGGATTGTTCCGGACTGAAGGGATGACAGGTTTGGGCCCAGAGGCCACGCTGTAGTGCATGTCACTCCTGGCTTCCTCAGCAGCACCTTCTTTTGGAGCATAGATGGTAGCGTGGCACATGTTGGCAGAGATGTCGGTAATGGTTCTCACATACTCAGTGGGGATTGTCCTGGAGCTGTCACAAGGCAGGATCCTCTCCTTGGGGAAGGCACCTGCCCTTGAGAGTTCAGAGAGAGGCATCCTCATCTCCCGCAACTCATCATCGACTAGGAAGCTATTTAGAGGGAGAGGGCTGTAACCGTGGTAGGAAAGGGGGGATCCAGACAAACTGTTGATCAAGCCAGGTGCAAAGGCCCTCCCACTGCAGAGGGACCCGTTTTGAAGAGGCATGCCATTCTCTGAGACATCTCTGCTCCGATAAGCCATCACCTCTGGGTGGCCCAGCATCCGTCCTGCCAGAAACTCTTCCCTTGGGGTCTTCACAGCAGACACCATCTCTGCTTCACTGGAATCACGGAAAACAGGAGAGACACTGAAGTAATTTTCAGCCCATAAAGATACATTTGCAGATACTTTGTCAGCTCTTCCCAGGCCCACCCAAACACACAGTCACAGGCTCTTCAAAGTTCACCAAGGGCACTCACCTAGACTTGACAAATCTTCGGCAGGTGTCAACTACGTGCTCCATCTGCAGGTAGAGTGCTGTGGCCATCACAGCCATGATATTGTTCTCCCTCAAGTTCAGGCGGGAGGTGTACATGAAGTCCAAGAGGATGCAAAACCCCTCAGGGTTAATTTCAGGATCCAGGTTGATGACATTCAAGTTGCACTTGAGCTGGTCAGTGAAGATGCTGTAGAAGAGGCCACTGCAGAGGGGAGACAGTAGAGAGGGTAAGTGTTATGACAATTCAAAGGCAAAAAGGAGGATTTGTATGAAATCCCTGAGTACAGAGGGGTTCGCGaatgggaagggaggaggaggaggaggcaatTACAGAATTCCCCGAGCTTCCCCGTTATTATCAAGCTTGGTTTCTCAGCTTAGCAAGCGTCTTCTGCACTGCACTTTTCCCAACTGGAACAGCCTGCTTTTAGATCTCACCTGCTCAACAACGCCCCAATGCCTCCATTTAGTAATTCCCcagcttttttggttttttccatTGTTCTTACCACCATCCCCTACCCACTATGACTCATTACTTTCAGAAGCCTCTCAGGGCATCCACACAGTCTTaaaccagagaaataaaaaaaggagaaatgttggcaaaacatttttcagatgttttaatAGTCAAAGCTTGGCTTTTTGAAATCTTTACAGCATGTCAGCAAGAGAATCTGGAAGGAATTTGCTGTAATTCAACTGGGCAATGGTGAGATATTAATTAGCATTCATTGGGAAGCAATTCCAGCAATCTTaggagctggaaagggattTCAGACCCCATCaggctttaaaagaaaaaaaaaataatcatctaAGGTGGGTGCAGCCAGCAGTCTGGGAGCCAATAGCTCTAAAAATAGCAGTGGCAGGGGACACCTCAGTCATAGAAGACTCATCCATCCCAGTGAACATCCACAGCCCTCCCTCTCCTATCCTGCCCCTGTGGCATATTTGTGCTTTGCTTTCAGGGATGTGCCTCATCTGCTGTGCTCCCACTGCTCTCCATGGGCTGTGCGTGGGCAGATGTGGGTACACGAGGAGAGAAGTGAGGGCAGCACACTGGAGGGAAGCAGACTCAGCTCCAGTCCCATTACAGgtacaaatttattttcagttctgccTCTCTGCCCATTTCCCTGTGAATCCTACAAGCCCCACAGGACTGCAGCAGCGCTCCTGGAGGCCAAAGACCGAGGGAGCAAGGAGGGAGCCAGGGAAGGAGCCCGCTCTCACCTGCAGGCCATGAGGACTGTTTTGTGGGCTCTGAACTGCTCCCGGTTCACAATGATGACAACATCAGTCAAGATATCCCGGCTTCTAAGGCGGTTGAGATTGAGGAGGACGTCGCTCGCGTGGCGGGTGAACTGGATGCAGCTGTCTGCCGGAGAGGCCATCTTGAGTCTGGGTGAGACAGAAGCATCAGAGGAAGATGAGAATGGACAACAGCCATGCAAATACCCTAAACCCAGGGAAGAGATGGCTACTGCTCTGGGACATGCTCAGATGGCCAATTGATCCTGGTAggggcagcaccagctccttGGTCCCAAGGCAAACAGTCCTGCATCACACCAAGCTCTTGCCAGGCTGCCTAGTGAGCTCCCTGGGCCGATAGTGAGACCTGACATGTCTCATCCCATCCATCAAGCTGGTGGGCGAAGGCAATCAGACCCTCCTGAGGATTAGCCAACCATCTCCTCTTTCTTCCCGCCTCGCCCACGGCAGCCCCACCCCAGTCCACTCCGCCCACTCAGGTTCATCTCCACAATGTTTCCAACATAGCTTCTAGCCTTCCAACCTCCCTCAGGAGCCACCCTCCTCACCTGTGTGATGTCTGGCTGTAAATCCAGCCACAGGAATCAAAACAAGCCTTAAGGTCCCAACTGAAGTTGAATGACTTCAACATCTGGAAAATCCAGCCCACAGTGGAATACCAGCCCTCACCCAGGAAACTACTTTCCTACTCCCAAGTGGTGGTCACTCTGGAGAAGACCTTCCACAGTTTCCCAATTAATTGGTGAGGAGTAGAACTCATCTAACCTGCAGGACTGCTACCCACACTGtggcccagcccctccccatgAGCAAGGTTTGGGTTAGTCGAGGAACATGAAGCCTTCCCCCAACACAACAACACCTGCTGACCCGCCTCAGAGGTGTCCTCCCAACCAGCAGGGCCCATGACTCCCTAAGGTTTGGGCTGCAATGTGCATCTTTGGCATCAACTTCTTCCACTATCAACCCCCTCCCATAATCCCAACTCCTTCCCCAGTGGCACACGGATGTACCGTAGTTTctacagagcagctgctctctcgAAAACAAATTGCAGCTGGGTCTAATGAAACAGTGCATTAAGGAAAGGGGGAGACAGATTAGGAGGGAAagcacaaaaattaaatttacataCCCAATGCCTCAATTCACAGTCCAAAAGTTTCTTTCAAACCTACAaataaataatgagaaaaaaaccaccacattAGTTGGTAACTATGAATTGGCCGTGGCAGGTCACAAGGTTGCTATTTTGCTCAAGTATCAGTTGGATAAAAGCTAGAGATAACAAACCTTCTACTCTCCAGTAAGCTTAACATTTGTTTCTTCCGGTACAGTAAGTTCTTATCACAATCACAGGCTTTGAGAATCCAATCATAGCTTCTTCCACAccctccagcccaaaccatggGCGTATGCCAAGGAGATTTTCATTTCCATGACTCAGGAACTTAAAGGCAGGTGGGGAAGGGAAGTCAAGCGAGAATTTTCTCACCACTTCTTTCAGAGATAACTCTTCCCTTGCCAAGACTGAATTCCTGTCCAGTGTCACATTCAAGACCCATGCCATACTCCCAGTGTCTTGTTAACAGGTATGacatacacacaaacacctGTTGCCACTCTGCTCAGAAAACCACATGCTCCAGCCACTAGTGAAAACACCCTGGGATGGGATTGCTGAACAGATTTGAGATGATATAGGCATCAAGTACCAAAGCAACTTGGCCAGGACTGCATAGGAAGCCAGTGGTGGATACAGGATGCAGAACAAatgtcccttccctgtgctgctgccaaagcCTTCCCTTAAACCACAAGCTGCCTCTCCAGGCACTGGCTTCACCCAGCAATGTACCTGGGACAGAACAGCAAGGAAACCCAGGAGTTAATTGCCTTCCAGAACCCATACTAATCCTCCAAAATTTacttaaaaccaaaccaaattatCTTGGCACCAATGCAGGAAGAAGGTCCTCAGGCAGTTACCTCAGCAGGTAGAAGCACAATAAATAAATGAGCCAATAAGATCTTCATCACACTATTTTGAGGATCAACCCCCAGACTGTTAACACTTGCAGGCAATTGCAGGAAGCCAAATAATCCCTGTGAGACAAGGGATTGTCAAGTGCTGCCTTCCCTCTCCCTTGTGGGACATGAGGAGGTCTGGAGCCCAAGCTCCTCTCCTATTCCTAGAGCAACTGGGATGAAGAGATGAGATTTAAGGCAAGGTATCACATGCAAAACCCAGAGGGTGTTTTACAGCTTTATTCCAGCCATCACACACAAatcttcagagctgctctgagcctggcCAGCTTAAAACTTTATGCACATACAAAAAGTGACTCATTTCCCAAACACTGCAGTCTCTGACCTTCCTGTACACACTCACTGCCAGCCACTCACTGCCTCAATTGCAAGCCAAGGGACTCACAGTGTTCTGCAAGGAGCCCAGCGCACATCTCTCAGTCCACATGAGTAGatgtgtgtgcttggggcagCTGGCTGGCACCCCAACTTCAGCCACAGTGGCAGACAtaccctgccaggctctggggagTCACCTCGGTGTCACAGAGGTGAGAAGGTGACCCATTTGTAAACCAACCAAGTTACAA
Proteins encoded:
- the BCL6 gene encoding B-cell lymphoma 6 protein, with protein sequence MASPADSCIQFTRHASDVLLNLNRLRSRDILTDVVIIVNREQFRAHKTVLMACSGLFYSIFTDQLKCNLNVINLDPEINPEGFCILLDFMYTSRLNLRENNIMAVMATALYLQMEHVVDTCRRFVKSSEAEMVSAVKTPREEFLAGRMLGHPEVMAYRSRDVSENGMPLQNGSLCSGRAFAPGLINSLSGSPLSYHGYSPLPLNSFLVDDELREMRMPLSELSRAGAFPKERILPCDSSRTIPTEYVRTITDISANMCHATIYAPKEGAAEEARSDMHYSVASGPKPVIPSVRNNPYFPCDKVAKEEERTSSEDEISQHFEPTNTPLDRKGLISPQSPQKSDCQPNSPTESSSSKNARIGQNSSSLFTKSPTDPKACNWKKYKFIVLNSLNQNTKQDSADQNEMGTLSPRTYVPMSTCQQSMEPEHLNVQSPTKISVNGEDSTIPQASRLNNIVNRSRDGSPRSSEGQSPLYMHSSKCSSCGCQSPQHTEMCLHTPGSNFGEEMGETQSEYSDSSCENGAFFCNECDCRFSEEASLKRHSLQVHSDKPYKCDRCQASFRYKGNLASHKTVHTGEKPYRCNICGAQFNRPANLKTHTRIHSGEKPYKCETCGARFVQVAHLRAHVLIHTGEKPYPCEICGTRFRHLQTLKSHLRIHTGEKPYHCEKCNLHFRHKSQLRLHLRQKHGAITNTKVQYRISGSEVPPELPKAC